The genomic stretch CGGCCCGTTTGAAGTCCATGACCGCAACAGCTTTTTTCATCTCGCTTTCCAGACGGTTTAAGCGTGTTCTATCATTCCGCTTGCGCTTCAGATCTCCGGGATGCGAAGTATAGATTTCAAAGCTGGCCTTGTTCCGCAAACCGTACTTACCGGATACCACCCACCACATGTTGTTGATGTTGTAATAGGCGGTTCCAACGATAATTCGCCCGTTGTAATCGGTTGTGTAGACTTTCGCACCGTGCGTCACTTTGCCGCCGTCTGCGGATTTGCTGTTGAAGGCGTATTCGTCGCCGCCTCGTCTACCAAGTTCCTGGTTATAGTGGTAGCAGTTTCTGTAGTCTTGCTCGATCCATTCCAACGCCGTCAGATGACCGGGTCCTCTCATTACAGACTTTCCTTTGACTATCTCAAATTCGTAACCCGCAAACACGTTGCAGAGATAGTCGCGGATCTTGCGCCGTGTCCGTTCCATTTCCAAACGGAGCAGATAGGGCATTTTTTCTTCTTTGTCAAACTCGTACCGTCCGTCTCCATCTTCCCGAGTGATGTTCGCAACATCTTGCCACATTTTAAACTCAATGCATCGGCCAGTCATTTCGAGTTCGCCTTGCAAGTCACCCTTCCGACCGATTCGGTGGTCCTCTGCAAAACTGCGGCCATATCGTTCGATCATGCCTGCGGGAACTTCCAACTCCCACCCCATCCGATTGAGTTGCTGAACGATTCGCTTGAACACCTGCCGTTTAAATTGCTTCCCCCACTCTCCGAAGACTGATTCCTCTGGACTTTCCGAGATGTACAGAGCAGCATCTCCGAATCTTACCGTGCCTTGTCGATTGATTGTCACCCTTCTTCACTCTCCCTTAGGGCTGGGCGGTTAGTACCGCCCGCTCCGATTTAGAAAAGGCGCATCTGCTCATATTGCTCGATCGGCGGCGGTTGCGCAGGCGGCTCGATGAAGTGCGCCGACACCTCGCGGCCAATCAGGTAGTTGAAAGGATAAGGGCGGTGATAGTTGCTTTCGTACCACTCCGCGGCCGACAGCAGGCACGCTTCCTGTTGCGCTTTCTGTTCCTGCGTGAGATCGGAACATTTGGTGCGCCGCCATTTCTCTTGCGATTCATCGTCTTTAATTGTCGGACAGTAGCACGGGTAGTACTTGTTTTCTTCCGGCACCCAGTGCCGCATTACGACACCACCGCCATGCACGTCGTTACAGAGGAAAATGTAGCCATGAGTCTCAACCCATCTTGAGATTTTTTCGCCTGAGAACCTTGGGCTAAGGTAGTCCACCCTATCACCTATCGAGTAGCGCCCAATGCTCGGGAGGTAACCATCGTACTCCTCTGCCCTCCTCATCACCGCTCCTCCTTTCTCTTGTCGCTTACTCCGATTTGCGCTTACCGAAATCTTTTTCGAACTGCTCAAGAGATACTTTAAAATCACTCCATGTCTTGATTTCTCCGTACTCGATTTGCGTCGTCGGACCATCAAAATTCCGAATGTGCTCTACATCGAAGCCGATCGCTCGGAGCTGACTTTCAAGCTTTGTCATGCTGTTTTTCAATGTTGTCGTCGCTCGAATAACAGCGATTGCCGTTTGTTTCAGCTCAACCTCTTGAAAGATGTTCACGCTACCCCACCTTCCTGTATGTGTGTCAGGACGGTCATGCCGCCCCGCTCCCCTTGGCGCGTTTCAGCAGCTTCTTCACTGCCTTCTTACGATCCGATTCCAGCTTCTTTGTTTTGTACAAGTCGATGAACGACCCGTTGTGCTCGGTGACCACTTTCAGGATGTGCTCCGGGTACTTGTGCAGAAACAGCTTCTTCTTGATCTTGAAGTCCACTGTCTCCGCGCCTTTTACGTCCACAACGATCAGCAGGCCGTTATGGTTGCGGTATTCGAAGTCGGCTACGTAGTGGATCGCGCTGACTGTCTTGCCGTCGCGCCGAAACTTCTCTTGAAGGAGGTACTTCGGCTGCAGGCGCAGGTCCGTGATCTTCCCGGCCTTCTGGAGCGTCAGCAGCTGCAGGTAATACTTGGACTCCATCTTCGAGTCGAAGGTGATGTTGCCGATCGTTGTCTTCTTGGCTCCGTACTTGTTGCGTTTCATGCTCCCCCTCCTCTCAGCGCCCAGACGGGCGCGGTCTAAAAATCAAAGTATTCAGGATTCCGACGACCGCCCGGCAAATACATTGCAATCCGCTCCGGTCTTTCAAAATGCTTAGGCAAAGCTGCCCAGATTCTATCCTCAAGGTGGTTTTGCCACTCACCGCCAGTTCTGTCCAACGCGCTCCAGATCGCATCGTAATATCTCATCGCGTCAGGATGTGGCATGTTCTGATCCATGTCTTTGGTCAGAGGTGTGTGAGTCACCCAGCGGTTGTAGCTGTCCAGATCCACCAGGAAGATTGCCAGTCTGTGTACCAACCCCA from Tumebacillus algifaecis encodes the following:
- a CDS encoding UvrB/UvrC motif-containing protein, translating into MTINRQGTVRFGDAALYISESPEESVFGEWGKQFKRQVFKRIVQQLNRMGWELEVPAGMIERYGRSFAEDHRIGRKGDLQGELEMTGRCIEFKMWQDVANITREDGDGRYEFDKEEKMPYLLRLEMERTRRKIRDYLCNVFAGYEFEIVKGKSVMRGPGHLTALEWIEQDYRNCYHYNQELGRRGGDEYAFNSKSADGGKVTHGAKVYTTDYNGRIIVGTAYYNINNMWWVVSGKYGLRNKASFEIYTSHPGDLKRKRNDRTRLNRLESEMKKAVAVMDFKRADALKPLLLDARQKGETTA
- a CDS encoding DUF1064 domain-containing protein, which gives rise to MKRNKYGAKKTTIGNITFDSKMESKYYLQLLTLQKAGKITDLRLQPKYLLQEKFRRDGKTVSAIHYVADFEYRNHNGLLIVVDVKGAETVDFKIKKKLFLHKYPEHILKVVTEHNGSFIDLYKTKKLESDRKKAVKKLLKRAKGSGAA